The Cydia strobilella chromosome 5, ilCydStro3.1, whole genome shotgun sequence region atctctccggtggcgctagttaggctctgggacatgagtataacatgaaccatataaggcaacaaataactcgaccaaattacgtaggttgtttttggtagtatttcggtgtatggtggcgccgcctaattactgttttttgatggacacttttcatacatagagatttggctcctttatatagtctccatggaattgacgtttcgtatcgatagataactgttttaatatctatggatactagaatcTCTAGACCCACTTAAGttccgacagctgttccaaatttaacccttaaatgcatgattttttgtataactttttaataaattgaaatagatgtgtcatgctgtataaaagtaataaatgtgattttggatagctgcatattgagccacggaccatcaaatatacgatgcatatatacatcattatgcatttaagggttaaactcataaccttacaaaaatctataatgtaataagttaataacattaaagttcAGATtgtacctactaccacagataagaaagttctcacagtgaaattggttgtaataaagctggtcatttcctacggtttctgaacgcattctagagcactaacgatatgtgcgtagataaactacataaagtaaataaatcagTTCGACCCGTGAGCTCGGGGTCAGTCGATATTGATATCGGTGCAGCTCTCAGCCGTAGTGCGGAACGGCACGGCACACCGTAATGGTCgtaccacaccatcgcaccgcaccaaggtcattgtgcgacgcatccataagtaagagcgagaaagagatatcgctttcacgctcttacttatggatgcgtcgcacaatgtccttggtgcggtgcgacggtgtgttacggccttaaCTGTGAATCCACGATGTGACCACCTCATCCAATACACTAGACGGAGAACATGAGACAATCGAGCTCATCACATATAAGCGCTCCTGTACTAATTTAGTATGGGGTGCGATCGCTTATTTCAGCTTATggcaagtatgtatgtatgtaaattaataatatttacaaaaattaggATTTAGGGGTGTACATAGGCTATTATATAGTCTGAATTTTTTTCTCACGGAATTAATGTAGACAAATCAAGTTTGGCCGGTGACAAAAAACTTTTGCAGCATCCAAGCCAAGGTACTTAAAATGTCcatattttccatatttattagaaatctttTTATATTCTACTCAAGAAACATTGACTTTGTTAAAAggaaactaaattttaacaaaacactTTGGTATAttaatgaaaaagaaaaagctgcttttgtcgggtagtttatttattgcactgGTTACACTATGGAGATTCACCCGGGCGACCAAGTTGCGGGGCGctaaacataatttttcactaACTTTCGAGATTGAGCGTTCCCGTAACCGCTTTTAATGGCTTTAATttaaaccgccttcaaaaattgtagtttttttttgtaagtatgcttttattttttatgtttttctggGAGCCCTTACTTTGAGAACCACCGACTTGCCTGCAAGTGTCACTTTGACagggacagtttttttttttatatggcaTCGCGCTCCTGGCGCATTCAGCCAAACGAGTAAAACGGGGAAACGGAATTAAAGGATTACATACAATAAGGGATAACGGGTAATTCGGAATTTTGGAAAAGGATCATGAAAAGGTAAATTATAGTAAGTTGTTTGTTTACATCAATTCCGTGAAAATAAAATTCAGACTTTAGTATAAAGCGGTGTCAAATACAATTCAGTTGTGCCGCTCGAATCGTAgcattttacaatagtaaaattGCACCTAAGTGTAGTGACCTTGTGGTCTTTGTAAACGGTTCATAATGCGGTGTCTGCGTAGCGTAGTCTGCGAGTGATGTGTCGGTGTCGGTGTCACCATCAGCGGCACATGCCGGCGCGGCTACACCACGTGCCGGCGCGGCTACACCACGTGCCGGCGCGGCTACACCACGTGCCGGCGCGGCTACACCACGTGCCGGCGCGGCTACACCACGTGCCGGCGCGGCTACACCACGTGCCGGCGCGGCTACACCATGTGCCGCGCGAGCGCGTGGCGCAGCTTGCGCTCCCACGCCTCCGCCTCGGCCCAGGAGTGCCGCACGTCGCGGAACAGCTGCAATACCAACATATCTAAACTACCGAGAGAGGTCTACTCTAACCAATCATCGTGTACCCTGACTTCGACacaaacagatggcgctgtactgagTACTGAACATGTTATTTGTGGTccctgaattgtcaaacgtcaacttttgacaaccgAAGTTACCGCATATTGTATGGATGGTGCCATACGGCGCCATCTGCGTGACCTGTCAAATTCGAGGCACGAATTGGTCTTAGACTTGCCACATCTTACACCATCAATGCATCGCCCTTCGGTTTCGGGTAAAAATCTGATTTCGGCCGtacactaataataaataaataatatattatgggTCATTATTAGGTGCACGAAGTCAAGAAGGTTTGTTAGGCCACCATACGAAGGAAAAATGGGGGAAATAACTCGTGTATAcaggtgaccttagccattggacaaaccccgAAATCCCaagtagggttacttctcaggaatgctctaacctctcaacgttaatatttttttaattagaacaaaagataaaaaaaaaattcaaacaaaagttatttccaataatcgacaacaaaaagaaacatactgtattaatcattggcagtatttttgacaatttattcgaaaatgtgcggcaatgatgacatttgtcaaaagtcagaatcttaaaAAAGATaccaataaggtcgaagaaggtttcatactatttaatacctcaggagctattaacacatacaggctgctccaaagtaaaaaatcgtaatttgttattttcttcgtaaccgctacaccggttgttatgatactttgtatactgattcttagtaccctaatgcatatgtacatttcggctttttCCAATGGccaaggacaccctgtataagcGTATTTTGGCACAGTTGTAGGGAATGGTATATTACACAACGTACTAAAAGTACCGGagggtgggggtgaagctaacTGGTAGGGGgggtttaaaggtccctttttataatttttcgtaagaatagaaaacacccataactaAAACACACActaacaaatatccgtgctcattatacaaatgcccttaccgggatttaaACCCGGGACCGTCGGATACATAGGCAGGGTCCCTACCGACTAGGCCAGCCAGACGGAGCGTCAAAAGACATTTACCTAAACgttttgtgtcattttctacTAAAAAGTACCTCTGTGTCTACGGAATGTACAGATAATATGAGTCGTGAATACCTGCGACAGCCAGACCTCGTCGGCCAGCAGTTCGTTGAGTATGAGGGTGGTGTCCTTGCTGGGGTTCTGCATCCGCTTCTCGGCCACGAGCTTGCTGCACCGCGTACATCAGGTACCTCAGTGTCTACACTCTACAGAATGTACAGATAATATTGTGAGTCGTGAATACCTGCGACAGCCAGACCTCGTCGGCCAGCAGTTCGTTGAGTATGAGGGTGGTGTCCTTGCTGGGGTTCTGCATCCGCTTCTCGGCCACGCGCTTGCTGCACTCCGCGTACATCAGGTACTTCTGGTGCGATATCCGCGAGTACAGCTGCACACGGCCGCAACACGTCGCGCACACTAGGAATTCCTGAAATATATACCTAAGGTTTAAGTtcaattcaaaaaatttactgTCAAAAACAGCAAGtctaaaattttaatgaaataaaattaaaatacatcacgCGTGCAACAATTTTTAGGTAGTCGCGTGGCGACGCATGGGTGGCTTTTATCTATTATTTGActgtttgaattttaatttttatattttatatgtgatatatggattccgaattgtccgaaataaatgaattttatttttttattatatttatttgttcatGGAGACAGAGACTATAATCTGTTGAACCTTCAACATAGTTTTAATGACTTTTTTACAAATACCGTGTTTTGCGGTAAACCTAACAATTGCTTTGTTTTACTTTAGTAGcattactttattgtacataacaTAGGCTTCGTCAGAAAtagaggtacaaaggcgaattaTCCTTAGGAAAACCTCTTCcggctaaccttcgagtagatgagagAAAAATTCAAGTTAGACAAATTTACGGAAAGTATAGTAACATTTAGTCTCGAGGGACGCTACAGATtgggaccgtttgagcgacaggggcaactcgttcacAACTTTACAGCGACTTCCACAACTTTACAGCGACTTCCACAACTTTACAGCGACTTTCACAACTTTACAGCAACTTCCACAACTTTACAGCGACTTTCACAACTTTACAGCAACTTCCACAACTTTACAGCGACTTTCACAACTTTACAGCGACTTCCATAACTTTACAGCGACTTCCACAACTTTACAGCGACTAGGTACTTTACCTTGTTTGGATgagacaaaaataaaaagtgagCAGGAGACTTGCAGTTGCACGTTAGTTACCTTCTCGTAGGCGAGGCGCGCGTCGGGCTGCACGGGCTCCAGCGTGGCGGGGTTGTAGGGCTGCCCGTACAGCAGcagccgcgccgccgccggccgggCGCACGCGCGGCACgaccccgcgcccgcgcccgcccccgcccccacCCCCGCCACGCTCAGCCCCGGCCACGTGCCCACCGCCGAGTCCAGCGCCCTGCCCGTccccacccccacccccaccGCGCTAGACACGCAACCCCGCATCGACTCCGTCACCTCGTCCACCGTCTTCACGTTCGACAGGAAGTACTCGTCTGAAAGTGTAAGCGATACAGATATACTACTTTAAACTAAAAGCCACCACGTACTTTACCCTGTAAAAGAGTGACGATATAGAAATAGTATTTCAATTTTGactaaatgtacctacctaaatacaaatattaatatacATTTGAAAACATAAACTGACCTGTTCagaacaaattttaaaatacataaataaaccaGTTGTAAGGTCACGCACTTTTATAAATAATCTATGAAATTCTTACCTTGTTCTTGAAAGATTTCCGTCAAAAAATTAGGATCTAGGGCGTGTGATATTAAGGTTTGTATATAGACTTCAAAGTTTTCCTGGTACATTTGAGTTTCCAGCATCCTTTTTTCGATGAAATTGCAGTCATCAAATTGAAGTTCGCTTCTCACTAACTCTACTATCGTTTCCAAATGAGATTGAGACCTAACTTTAACGGACACTTGCgtgtatagttttttattttcggGGTTCCACGCTGCATACTGTAAAATGAGGGATAAAGGTTTTTACAGGCCAATTAGAAAGTATACTGACGTCAAAGGGcattttttattcttaattaaGGTGTAAGGTACAGTTTGGTagatcaattattattatttattatacctacacaaattaagtatctaatctaaacaaaaaaaaaactaaacaatactTACTGTAGAAATATTCCGATATAAAACTTTACCATTCTCTTCAAATGGCTCGTATTTTTGTAACAGCGTCTTGCCATCTACTCTCCAGATAGACGGCCACATTTCGTTTAACTCACTCTTTATTGCCACAAACTCCCCCGACTAGAAACAAAACAATAGTACAGTCAAGtgagtcaagggcataaatatacaggttgtccttagccattggacaaagccgtaatgtacatatgcattagggtatttagaatcagtataccaagtatcataacaaccggtgtagcggttacgattttttactttggagcagcctgtatgtgttaatagctcatggggtaataaatagtatgaaaccttcttcgacctcattgattatcttttttatttatgacattaataagattctgactttagacaaatgtcatcattgccgcacattttcgaacaagttgtcagaaacactgccaatgattaatacagcatgtttctttttgttgtcgatcattggaattaatttttgtttgaaaatttatttttttatcttttgttctaattaaaaaaatattaacgttagggCATTCCTGAgcagtaaccctacgtgggattttagggtttgtccaatggctaaagtcaccctgtatatacattcccaaagtttcaaaaacatGTGTACTCTTACACCttggacaataaagtcgtgttcacatatttttgagccatttgtctggatcgatatttttgccttcgactgtacattgtGTCACAGGGGAgcaaaaattacatatttacggcatgggcgtacattgaatcctgaaatAGTAAGGGACGCTCAAGGTGGGAATAATTtagctaccatgtgacacagtaggtactgcttttcacatcacttaAAATGAGGAAATAattatgtttcaaaatattatttaattaacaattaattaataaacaatattttaatatttatttatagtggaAAAAAGTTGATTTATAAaggaaaatgttaaaaaataaaatttaaataggtacctataaggtGCAGCGGGACAATTTCGACTGGTAAGTTACTAAGTACAACTTTGACTACCCAAAACTACTATCTACAGTACAATTTACTGACAATTGGTTGACTTCGTACTGTAGATTAGTTATCTAGGTTTTATGGTTTGAGACACATATACACACATATACTTTAAAacgggtttttttatataaaaaggcaAAAATTGTTGTAATCATCCCGCCGAGGGCCAATTGCAACTATTGATAATAAGTTTCGTTACAGACAAATACCTGTTAAATATAAGAATAATTTACTGCCGCGGTTTGAGGCAAGTCACCAAATATTGTTTGCagtatattttcattatatttctttttaatttcctcacattgaaaaaaatactctatatacatatacctcAGCGGAATCGGGTATTTTCTGGCTCGGTCCTTCGggtatattgtattatttttgttcgACTTAAAAAGTTATACGACGACGACGTCTAATTTGAAAACTACTTATACCTAAGTCTTAGCAACAATTTCaaacaagtaggtatttattgtagAAAATTTAATGTAAAGAATAAATAGTTCATTGGTAGATTTGTTATAATCATAGCAGTTTTGAACAAAAACACGACAAACTGTAAATCGTGATACAAAAATGGGGGTTATTCCCAATAGTTACCACCAAGATGTCACCAGTGGTAACATCTGGGATTTTTTTCCCACCTGTCCCAAGTGGTAAAAACTgggacttatttttcaaaattatgtttCATACAACTCAACTCTCTTCTTACTCTTCAACTCTTCCCAGTAGGTATTCCTCAGTGGTAACAACTGAGAAAAAAATCCCAGTTACCACTGGTGACAACATGGTGGTTGGTAAGTATAGTGGTTGGTAGTTTAgcgttgacatttaaatttatttttgactgcGCATAATGAActactattaatttttaatcttaattttagtattatttttaatcagaatttaatcaatctattattattagtaccagtatccattattatgatcaatctattaaatttaaatgtcaagatttatttattattaattttaacataattttattttaattcttattataagtGCAACTGTTGTCTtattgtgttatgcttattatgtatatggaccaatgttgtctgcaataaatgataaataaaaataaatagtgggAATGACCCAAAAATGGGGAGAAGAGAGATATTTTTTCCTTTCATGTTTTCTGCCGGATAGtacgatatttttaaaattatttagggCTTAGAGCCATACGAAACGACTCAACCCTTAAACCATTTGGCATTACTTTCTCATCATCAATGGCCACTGCATCCCTGACGGATGATTGTTGCAACGCTGTGTCAAGAGCGGTTGAGACGGCCAATGCATTTTCGCATTACTGTCTAGGCATTCTTTTTCGAACCGTATTTCTTAATGTAGAGatgcgtttttgttttaagtatgatGGCAAGTACCTATGTTGCAGCTATGGACTTGAGGGTTAAAAACAAAGTAAGTGGGACAGTCGTACCTGATAAGGCATTTCCTCAACCTGGCCTGGCCTGGAGTCAATCTGCCCGGTGCTGATCTGCTGATGGGATTTAATGTGATGCAATTTCCTGTTCGCATTGCTCTCAGTGTCCGGCGCCCCATAACTCCCATAGCCCAAATTTGTGCTGTGAGCCACTAGAATATCAAGTTAAGTTTCATATTAGTCCATCTCAAATATTTTGTGAAagcattaaataatatttccatAATATCATTACCTTTTTATGGTGCATTAGACGAActtcgaaatttaatttaatttgacacGCAATAATGAAATATGCGGCAAAAATTAAAATGCACGTATCCAATTAAGAGTTGcattgttgtataaaagtaCTAAAGGAAGGAGGGTCAGGAGATGGATTGCCATAGATGAACAGTGGTCATCTTAGTGGTAACATGTACATCGCAAGGCTAGTTCACATCATGACTTAGCaaagtatttataaatgaatCGATGGCTTAACTTATCCTACTTTACAATAGAAATGTACATGTTATCCCTATTCGGCGAAGAGAGGGGTGCTACCAGGAATAATTACACACTAAAATTATTCACACATCATATAGTATTATActcatgtttattttatgttttcttctattatacaaaagtatttacataataattgaGAATTGTGcataaacaaataacaattaaatagaAATACAAAAACTTAGGTCAGGACATGGCCTTCTAATACATTATCTGCACTTATTATAGCTGTCATCTATTATGCAATTCATTTCATTCTTATAATAAAATCACTTTCAGCTAACAGCAAAGAATATGCATACACTATTTGTAAGTACCAACTAAAGTCAAATactttaaaatacaatacattgtttattattataatatatacaacAGACACCCACTGGTAttaattccataaaaaaatataatacgaCGATTTTGGAATTATTAATGGTAGCACCCCTTCAGTAGCGAGTATGACAAGAGTCACAAATTctacaatttacaattaaatgGCACTAATAATGTGTCATTAATAACAATTCGAGTGAAATCTTGTTACAGGCTAACCCTAAAAATATCGACCTCTACTAAGATTACACGCAATCATTTTAtcgaaaatatttacaattttaatactCATAGATTTCATCTAATAAAAATTTATAGTACGTATCACAGTTAAAATGTAACAAGTTTTCACGACATACCGCCATATCGGCAGTTAGCTTGCTCCTGTCATACAAGCTTCAGGGCTAGCTCTTCACCATCGCGCTCTACTTCTCAAGTGGAAATCTAATAAATTGAACGCACCTTCGTCGGGCTGGTGTTGGTAATAGTACTGGTGCTGCGGCGCGGCCTGCAGCGCGGCcacgggcggcggcggcggcgctcggGGCTTCttgagcgcgggcgcgggcgcgggcgcgggcgcgggcgccggcgccggcgcggctGGCTGCGGCGCCACCACCGCCGACGGCGGCGGCTTGCTCATCGCTCCGCGCCCTTTCTTGCCCTTGTCGCTCAGCGGCGTGCTGGGCACTACCAGCACCGGCTTGTTCAGCCTTCTCGCCTCCTCCTCCGCGTCGTAGCCGCTCTCTTCGCTACCGTCATATTTACGTTTTCTGTCCTTATTCACATAGTACCGAGGATCGTCTAATTCGATACCTTTCGCTTGTGAGCCGAGGAGACTCGATGACGCGCCTTGTAACTGGTTGGCGCCCATCAGGCCCGCCGAGCTCATACTCGGCGCAGTCATTGCGGGGTTACTTAGCGACATTGCCGAATTGATTACGTTCGCTCCCATTGCGCCGTTCGAACTCTGAGCGGGATTTCCATCACATTTGACGTGGTCATTATGaggataaattttattattcgcATTATTAGTGGTAGTTCGCGACCAAGTAGACTTTCTGGCGCCTCTGCCGGCCGGCGGTGGAGAGGTGTCACGCTCTCcttgtaaaaatttcaaataaGAAGCCATGAAACCAGATCCTGGGCCCGTGACTGGCACattgaattttttttccattattTTTGAAGTAGCGTCTTGTGAAGTGCTGTTTAGATTCTGCTGCTGAGAAGAGGGTGCTACCGAAGACGTATTTCCCCGTTGTTCTGCAAGGAAACCAAGTTCTTCTTCTATATTAGGCACTACCACCTTAGGCTGTTCCTCTTCACGAGTTTCGGGTGTTGAAAAAGATGACGAGGAAGCCGAAGGTGGAGTCTCACTAAATGACGACAACGGTGTTAACTCCACAGATGACTGGAAGTCAGGATGAGGACCTAAGTGGAAAGGAGGGAAATAGGTCAGTGCATGGCCGTGCTGCATGGCAAGTGCTTGGTGTTGGTTAAAATTTGTGGCGTGAAGACTTGCTTGGGAACCGAATGCAGAGGTACCGGGAAACATTTTGGGTGGAGGTGGTGGTAGATTCCATCTTTCAAAGTCAAAGTAGGTACCATTCTGTTGTTGAGTAGAGCTGTGAGCGGGGGGCGGGATCCTATTAGCAAGATAATCTGCCATTACCGCGGTTGAGATGTCGTTCATATTATGCGAGACCGGTTTTTCAGTACTTTTTCTACGAGGTGTCACTTTTGTTGGAGCACTAACCGGCATTTGACTCTTATTGGATTTGATCTCTTGTAATTGACAACTTTGCTGTAAGCTTTGTAAATTTTTAACTATGCTCATGGGGTCGCCACGACAGCTAGATAAATCTTGTAATGCTACATTAGTGCCATCAAAATAAGTGTGTTGTTTTTCTGCTAAATTTAACGTCCTATGTGATGTAGATTGAGAAACAGTTTCTTCATTATGAGTATTTTTACTTTCAGATAATCCATTATTGCTATAATTATTACTGTTACTACTACTAGAATATTTTCTGGACGCTTGACGGTCGCCATCCCAACAGGTTTGTCCTGGCGTTGAACTTTGATTGGAAGTCCGTTCATAGCGATTCTCTGAATACGTTTTACTTTGCTCAATACCTAATGCCCTAGTTATAACTGAAGGATAAGCTACATGACTATTTTGAGGTGAAGGCCTAGAAACCGACGCATCCATTGGGGAACGAGGCGCCGTACTATTGACCTTA contains the following coding sequences:
- the LOC134741608 gene encoding mucin-2-like, whose product is MDPVGPWSAYASYNRLAGVQAGAASGDFHHHLTSGGSGLSGQSVPSTTSQLLLQAAHTTASLAGQLGSSTASPFNPGGFLSPPAVGYDAVFSPLFHHANPKPAHYSSSLQAQHRQVIAQAQAAVASKQSSVESELSSLRENYSHQTLAAQGTASFFDQSSTPGGAGGLSWQGNNQLPSPFGILPHESVVPSSPSPATTKASATYDNFNAHFAAAQTLNNHLNSQISSAGKQSNRSGSPATASKQLASSTSSSTFFQSPSTFGSQTDSAYSSSSAKSGQPSSQQDYAGSKSYSGSASSTTHSQQSCIVSTPTVTSSLSSPSKDFRSSSSSASRTSSSVYNSQSPKNSSGEKSPRQSSSSTSNFVSPTTKAPQVQTKAQSKIYPELSSEQRKSCESSDKLQPQSSPISYSIMDAPGRLNYSSSVTTPSKSNRIGGSQYSSTQNSSFRHYQSGNNVESDYHVRAKSSSSTDTGYSSSSSQNGPDCSGAAPRRPSPLQAPAQTSPLGHGSSPAYPMYHSPMNSTNSPQQHGDHYSKVNSTAPRSPMDASVSRPSPQNSHVAYPSVITRALGIEQSKTYSENRYERTSNQSSTPGQTCWDGDRQASRKYSSSSNSNNYSNNGLSESKNTHNEETVSQSTSHRTLNLAEKQHTYFDGTNVALQDLSSCRGDPMSIVKNLQSLQQSCQLQEIKSNKSQMPVSAPTKVTPRRKSTEKPVSHNMNDISTAVMADYLANRIPPPAHSSTQQQNGTYFDFERWNLPPPPPKMFPGTSAFGSQASLHATNFNQHQALAMQHGHALTYFPPFHLGPHPDFQSSVELTPLSSFSETPPSASSSSFSTPETREEEQPKVVVPNIEEELGFLAEQRGNTSSVAPSSQQQNLNSTSQDATSKIMEKKFNVPVTGPGSGFMASYLKFLQGERDTSPPPAGRGARKSTWSRTTTNNANNKIYPHNDHVKCDGNPAQSSNGAMGANVINSAMSLSNPAMTAPSMSSAGLMGANQLQGASSSLLGSQAKGIELDDPRYYVNKDRKRKYDGSEESGYDAEEEARRLNKPVLVVPSTPLSDKGKKGRGAMSKPPPSAVVAPQPAAPAPAPAPAPAPAPALKKPRAPPPPPVAALQAAPQHQYYYQHQPDEVAHSTNLGYGSYGAPDTESNANRKLHHIKSHQQISTGQIDSRPGQVEEMPYQSGEFVAIKSELNEMWPSIWRVDGKTLLQKYEPFEENGKVLYRNISTYAAWNPENKKLYTQVSVKVRSQSHLETIVELVRSELQFDDCNFIEKRMLETQMYQENFEVYIQTLISHALDPNFLTEIFQEQDEYFLSNVKTVDEVTESMRGCVSSAVGVGVGTGRALDSAVGTWPGLSVAGVGAGAGAGAGSCRACARPAAARLLLYGQPYNPATLEPVQPDARLAYEKEFLVCATCCGRVQLYSRISHQKYLMYAECSKRVAEKRMQNPSKDTTLILNELLADEVWLSQLFRDVRHSWAEAEAWERKLRHALARHMV